The Punica granatum isolate Tunisia-2019 chromosome 4, ASM765513v2, whole genome shotgun sequence genome has a window encoding:
- the LOC116205781 gene encoding photosystem I reaction center subunit III, chloroplastic: protein MDIIPGKSSPTQWELSTSASPLPPALSQNQNPIFSSLATNLAFVPRNLKTIPLGSRTFLPQNLNLPHPTEVRSNMSLTIPTNLSKPILSKPRLGLGLGPGSRPQTRPRSLITCSVSEQKQPSAQPEKALQAFSAALALSSVLLSAAPEPAAADIAGLTPCKESKQFAKREKQQLKKLESSLKLYAPDSAPALAIKATMEKTKRRFDNYGKQGLLCGTDGLPHLIVSGDQRHWGEFITPGILFLYIAGWIGWVGRSYLIAIRDDKKPTMKEIIIDVPLASRLMFRGFIWPVAAYREFVNGDLIVKDV, encoded by the coding sequence ATGGATATAATCCCGGGGAAGTCCAGCCCAACCCAATGGGAGCTATCCACCTCAGCTTCCCCACTCCCCCCGGCCTTATCTCAAAATCAAAACCCCATCTTCTCATCTCTAGCCACTAACTTGGCTTTCGTTCCTCGGAATCTAAAAACCATCCCTCTGGGTTCCCGCACATTCCTCCCTCAGAATCTCAATCTTCCCCACCCCACTGAGGTGAGATCGAATATGTCTCTCACAATACCCACGAACCTCTCTAAGCCAATATTGTCGAAGCCGAGGCTTGGCCTCGGCCTCGGTCCCGGCTCGAGGCCGCAGACTAGGCCACGTTCGTTGATCACGTGCTCGGTTTCCGAGCAGAAGCAGCCCTCAGCGCAACCAGAGAAGGCTCTCCAGGCGTTCTCGGCTGCGCTAGCGCTGTCGTCGGTGCTGCTCTCCGCGGCGCCCGAGCCGGCTGCCGCGGACATAGCGGGGCTCACCCCGTGCAAGGAGTCGAAGCAATTTGCCAAGCGGGAGAAGCAGCAGCTGAAGAAGCTGGAGTCATCGCTGAAGCTGTATGCCCCCGACAGCGCCCCGGCCTTGGCAATCAAGGCCACCATGGAGAAGACCAAGCGGCGGTTTGACAACTATGGGAAGCAAGGGCTACTGTGCGGGACCGATGGGCTTCCCCACCTTATCGTGAGCGGGGACCAGCGCCACTGGGGGGAGTTCATCACCCCAGGGATACTATTCCTCTACATTGCAGGATGGATCGGGTGGGTGGGTCGGAGCTACCTGATCGCTATCAGGGATGATAAGAAGCCCACCATGAAGGAGATCATCATTGATGTGCCCTTGGCCTCACGTCTCATGTTCAGGGGCTTCATCTGGCCCGTTGCTGCCTACAGAGAGTTCGTGAACGGTGACCTCATCGTCAAGGACGTCTGA